The following proteins come from a genomic window of Micromonospora zamorensis:
- the tsaD gene encoding tRNA (adenosine(37)-N6)-threonylcarbamoyltransferase complex transferase subunit TsaD, which translates to MADEPLILGIETSCDETGVGIVRGHTLLADALASSVEEHARFGGVVPEVASRAHLEAIVPTMDRALTEAGVTLADIDAIAVTSGPGLAGALLVGVAAAKGYALAAEKPVYGVNHLAAHVAVDTLEHGPLPEPAIALLVSGGHSSLLLVDDLARGVTPLGATIDDAAGEAFDKVARLLGLPFPGGPPIDREARAGDAAAIAFPRGLTAAKDLAAHRYDFSFSGLKTAVARWVEARQRAGEPVPVADVSASFQEAVCDVLTSKALAACRAQGIDTLVIGGGVAANSRLRAMAEQRAEKYGIRVRVPRPKLCTDNGAMVAALGSHLVAAGVAPSRLDLPADSALPLTTVSV; encoded by the coding sequence ATGGCTGACGAACCGCTGATCCTGGGTATCGAGACCTCCTGCGACGAGACCGGCGTCGGCATCGTGCGGGGGCACACCCTGCTGGCCGACGCGCTCGCCTCCAGCGTCGAGGAGCACGCCCGATTCGGGGGTGTGGTGCCCGAGGTGGCCAGCCGGGCACACCTGGAGGCCATCGTGCCCACCATGGACCGCGCCCTGACCGAGGCCGGCGTCACCCTGGCCGACATCGACGCGATCGCGGTCACCTCCGGGCCTGGTCTGGCCGGTGCGCTGCTGGTCGGTGTCGCCGCCGCCAAGGGGTACGCGCTCGCCGCCGAGAAGCCCGTGTACGGCGTGAACCATCTTGCCGCCCACGTCGCGGTGGACACCCTTGAGCACGGCCCACTGCCCGAACCCGCCATCGCGCTGCTGGTGTCCGGCGGTCACTCGTCCCTGCTGCTCGTAGACGACCTGGCCCGGGGCGTCACCCCGCTGGGCGCCACCATCGACGACGCCGCTGGTGAGGCGTTCGACAAGGTCGCCCGGCTGCTCGGGCTGCCGTTCCCGGGCGGCCCGCCGATCGACCGGGAGGCCCGGGCCGGCGACGCCGCCGCGATCGCCTTCCCACGCGGCCTGACCGCCGCCAAGGATCTCGCCGCCCACCGGTACGACTTCTCGTTCTCCGGCCTGAAGACGGCGGTGGCCCGGTGGGTCGAGGCGCGTCAGCGTGCCGGTGAGCCGGTGCCGGTGGCCGACGTGTCCGCGTCCTTCCAGGAGGCGGTCTGTGACGTCCTGACCAGCAAGGCGCTCGCCGCCTGCCGCGCTCAGGGCATCGACACCCTGGTGATCGGCGGGGGAGTGGCGGCGAACTCGCGGCTGCGGGCGATGGCCGAGCAGCGGGCCGAGAAGTACGGCATCCGGGTCCGGGTGCCCCGTCCGAAGCTCTGCACCGACAACGGTGCGATGGTGGCCGCGCTCGGTTCGCACCTGGTCGCCGCTGGGGTCG
- the rimI gene encoding ribosomal protein S18-alanine N-acetyltransferase, which yields MTAVRLVPFRWWHIDDVLPIEADLFGAEQWSPAMFWNELANGHHYRVAVDGDGAVLGYAGLAGAPPDEVWVQNIAVRRDAQRRGVGRVLLEELLAEAARRDARSTLLEVAADNAAAQRLYATYGFEPIGVRRGYYQPSNTDALVMRRDAEPTGDGPHDHG from the coding sequence ATGACAGCGGTACGGCTCGTCCCGTTCCGCTGGTGGCACATCGACGACGTGCTGCCGATCGAGGCGGACCTCTTCGGCGCCGAGCAGTGGTCGCCGGCCATGTTCTGGAACGAGCTGGCAAACGGGCACCACTACCGGGTCGCCGTCGACGGGGATGGCGCGGTGCTCGGTTACGCCGGCCTCGCCGGGGCTCCACCGGACGAGGTGTGGGTGCAGAACATCGCCGTGCGCCGGGACGCCCAGCGGCGGGGCGTGGGCCGCGTCCTGCTGGAGGAACTGCTCGCCGAGGCGGCCCGGCGGGACGCCCGCAGCACCCTGCTGGAGGTCGCCGCGGACAACGCCGCCGCCCAGCGGCTCTACGCGACGTACGGGTTCGAGCCGATCGGGGTGCGGCGCGGCTACTACCAACCGAGCAACACCGACGCGCTGGTCATGCGGCGCGACGCCGAGCCGACCGGGGACGGACCACACGACCATGGCTGA
- the tsaB gene encoding tRNA (adenosine(37)-N6)-threonylcarbamoyltransferase complex dimerization subunit type 1 TsaB, protein MLVLVVDSSTPAVTAALVEVSADGVVSRAHRCTVDARAHGELLAPQVDAVLADADARPRDLSAIVAGLGPGPFTGLRVGLVTAATMGQVLGIPTYGVCSLDAIGYPAASGEPVLAASDARRKELYWAVYDGAGQRIVGPEVSTPSVAAARARELGATIAVGDGAHRYAEILDLPVRVEPRYPDATVLALLAAERIRAGASSERLTPLYLRRPDAVAAVGRKPVLP, encoded by the coding sequence GTGCTCGTACTCGTGGTGGACAGCTCGACCCCTGCGGTGACCGCAGCGCTGGTGGAGGTCTCGGCGGACGGTGTCGTATCCCGGGCGCACCGGTGCACGGTCGATGCCCGCGCGCACGGCGAACTGCTCGCTCCCCAGGTGGACGCGGTCCTCGCCGACGCCGACGCACGCCCACGTGATCTGAGCGCCATCGTCGCCGGGCTCGGCCCGGGGCCGTTCACCGGGCTGCGGGTCGGCCTGGTCACCGCCGCGACGATGGGTCAGGTGCTCGGCATCCCCACGTACGGCGTCTGCTCGCTGGACGCCATCGGCTACCCGGCGGCGTCCGGCGAGCCGGTGCTGGCCGCCAGCGATGCCCGGCGCAAGGAGCTCTACTGGGCCGTCTACGACGGTGCGGGCCAGCGGATCGTCGGGCCTGAGGTGTCCACGCCGTCGGTGGCCGCCGCGCGCGCCCGGGAGTTGGGCGCGACGATCGCGGTCGGGGACGGGGCACACCGGTACGCCGAGATCCTGGACCTGCCCGTGCGGGTCGAGCCCAGGTACCCGGACGCCACCGTGCTGGCGCTGCTCGCGGCCGAGCGGATCCGGGCGGGAGCGTCCAGTGAGCGGCTCACCCCGCTCTACCTGCGCCGTCCCGACGCGGTGGCGGCTGTCGGCCGCAAACCGGTCCTGCCATGA
- a CDS encoding helix-turn-helix domain-containing protein: MPSTRLGTLLGTVVRQQRQLRGLSQCELAELAAISQATVARIERGERAPSVAMLEALLAAMDVQLAVGVEPLDAHLDARMDDLAARPLAERIDELGLDRLLDRLSDLPQVLTGSTAALLQGAPVPVDALEIAVRWQDSKVLTRWLERNYGQRWNARWGEFGGVWLEPEEPGEHRWSTRYGEIRATMCDELPETIEVRHGGRGYQVVPLVELEVAEPRAGELLRRYRDRQLASGS, translated from the coding sequence ATGCCATCCACCCGTCTCGGCACTCTGCTCGGCACCGTCGTTCGCCAGCAACGGCAGTTGCGCGGACTGAGCCAGTGCGAGTTGGCCGAACTGGCCGCGATCAGCCAGGCGACCGTCGCCCGGATAGAACGTGGCGAGCGGGCGCCCAGCGTCGCCATGCTCGAGGCCTTGCTCGCTGCGATGGATGTGCAGCTGGCTGTCGGGGTGGAGCCGCTGGACGCGCACCTTGACGCCCGGATGGACGACCTGGCCGCTCGGCCGCTCGCCGAGCGGATCGACGAACTGGGCCTGGATCGGCTGCTGGACCGGCTCAGCGATCTCCCGCAGGTGCTCACCGGGAGCACGGCTGCCCTGTTGCAGGGTGCGCCGGTGCCGGTGGACGCGCTGGAGATCGCCGTGCGGTGGCAGGACTCGAAGGTGTTGACCCGTTGGCTGGAAAGGAACTACGGGCAGCGGTGGAACGCTCGCTGGGGCGAGTTCGGCGGTGTGTGGCTGGAGCCCGAGGAGCCGGGCGAGCACCGCTGGTCGACCCGGTACGGCGAGATCAGGGCCACGATGTGCGACGAGCTGCCCGAGACGATCGAGGTGCGCCACGGCGGTCGGGGCTACCAGGTGGTGCCGCTCGTCGAATTGGAGGTGGCCGAGCCGCGCGCCGGCGAGCTGTTGCGCCGCTACCGTGACCGGCAGCTGGCCAGCGGAAGCTGA
- the ung gene encoding uracil-DNA glycosylase: MPDDAPALDLLALLPEQWRAVLTPHLDAARTAALAEFVAREYATHTVFPPLEDLFSAYRLCPPQGTRVLILGQDPYHRAGQAHGLSFSVRDGVTVPPSLRNVFKELGEDVGVPKPHSGNLDGWAAQGVLLLNAVLTVRQATPGSHANAGWEEFTDATIRALDASPDRVVFLLWGGYARKKAALVTNPQHVVLEAGHPSPMNPRGFLGSRPFSAANKALADAGLPTIDWERTAG, translated from the coding sequence ATGCCCGACGACGCCCCCGCCCTGGATCTGCTGGCCCTGCTGCCGGAGCAGTGGCGTGCCGTGCTCACCCCACACCTGGATGCGGCGCGCACCGCCGCGCTGGCCGAGTTCGTCGCTCGGGAATACGCGACGCACACCGTCTTCCCTCCCCTGGAGGACCTGTTCTCGGCCTACCGGCTCTGCCCGCCGCAGGGCACCCGGGTGCTGATCCTCGGGCAGGACCCCTACCACCGGGCCGGTCAGGCACACGGGTTGAGCTTCAGCGTCCGCGACGGTGTGACGGTGCCGCCGTCGTTGCGCAACGTCTTCAAGGAGTTGGGCGAGGACGTCGGCGTTCCCAAGCCGCACAGCGGCAACCTCGACGGGTGGGCCGCCCAGGGCGTGCTGCTGCTCAACGCGGTGCTGACCGTCCGTCAGGCCACCCCGGGCTCGCACGCCAACGCCGGCTGGGAGGAGTTCACCGACGCCACCATCCGGGCACTGGACGCCTCGCCGGACCGGGTGGTCTTCCTGCTCTGGGGCGGCTACGCCCGCAAGAAGGCGGCCCTGGTCACCAACCCGCAGCACGTCGTGCTGGAGGCCGGCCACCCCAGCCCGATGAACCCGCGGGGCTTCCTCGGCAGCCGCCCGTTCAGCGCGGCCAACAAGGCGCTCGCCGACGCCGGCCTGCCCACCATCGACTGGGAGCGCACCGCCGGCTGA
- the tsaE gene encoding tRNA (adenosine(37)-N6)-threonylcarbamoyltransferase complex ATPase subunit type 1 TsaE, which yields MSHVVKLPTVEDTREFGRRLAGLLRAGDLVLLTGPLGAGKTALTQGVGAGLGVLGDITSPTFVIARVHRPDPARGGRVALVHADAYRLGAATDPRAEIDDLDLDASVEDSVTVVEWGEGLVEQLVDAHLRVRIDRRDDDTRIVELDPIGGDWARRLADLG from the coding sequence GTGAGTCACGTCGTCAAGCTGCCGACCGTCGAGGACACCCGGGAGTTCGGCCGACGCCTGGCCGGGCTGCTGCGCGCCGGCGACCTGGTGCTGCTGACCGGCCCGCTGGGCGCCGGCAAGACCGCTCTCACCCAGGGCGTCGGCGCCGGGCTCGGTGTACTCGGCGACATCACCTCGCCGACGTTCGTGATCGCCCGGGTGCACCGCCCCGATCCGGCCCGGGGTGGCCGGGTCGCCCTGGTGCACGCCGACGCGTACCGACTGGGCGCCGCCACCGACCCCCGCGCCGAGATCGACGACCTGGACCTCGACGCATCGGTCGAGGACTCGGTGACCGTGGTGGAGTGGGGTGAAGGCCTGGTGGAGCAGCTGGTCGACGCGCACCTGCGGGTCCGGATCGACCGCCGCGACGACGACACCCGCATCGTCGAGCTGGACCCGATCGGTGGCGACTGGGCCCGTCGGCTCGCCGACCTGGGCTAG
- a CDS encoding alpha/beta fold hydrolase has product MSYRIPRPRTAAGRVAGILGAAVGVAAAGLAAGVATERTLVRRLKADPADRYAHEAFGEQRYDEAFRLELPDGTDIHVEVVEPTRPVPGHPTVVLVHGFCLDMGTFHFQRQMLAARGDYRVVAYDQPGHGRSGRLETGEYDLAVLGRTLRQVIDRTAPDGPLVLVGHSMGGMTIMAFAELFPELFGDRVVGTVLMATSGGLIAETKLVAPALLGRVGGPVLYMVSNATRYGGPVIDKARKSTSNVAWLLTRKYGFGTRKPSPSLVSYVETMNSRTSADTVTRYLRTLATHSRFPALAALAATPVLVVVGDKDMITPVTHSEEIVRRLPHAEFVKIKDSGHVVMLEHADEVNAALARFLESLAEPEER; this is encoded by the coding sequence ATGAGCTACCGCATTCCGCGTCCGCGGACCGCGGCGGGCCGGGTCGCGGGGATCCTCGGGGCCGCGGTCGGGGTCGCGGCTGCGGGCCTGGCGGCCGGCGTCGCGACCGAGCGCACCCTGGTCCGCCGGCTCAAGGCAGACCCGGCCGACCGCTACGCGCACGAGGCGTTCGGCGAGCAGCGGTACGACGAGGCGTTCCGTCTGGAGCTGCCGGACGGCACGGACATCCACGTCGAGGTGGTCGAGCCGACCAGGCCGGTGCCGGGGCATCCGACGGTGGTGCTGGTGCACGGCTTCTGCCTGGACATGGGGACGTTCCACTTCCAGCGCCAGATGCTCGCGGCCCGAGGTGACTACCGGGTCGTGGCGTACGACCAGCCCGGTCACGGTCGGTCCGGCCGGTTGGAGACCGGGGAGTACGACCTCGCGGTGCTCGGCCGGACGCTGCGCCAGGTGATCGACCGCACCGCCCCGGACGGGCCGCTGGTGCTGGTCGGTCACTCGATGGGCGGCATGACCATCATGGCGTTCGCCGAGTTGTTCCCGGAGCTGTTCGGTGACCGGGTGGTGGGCACGGTCCTGATGGCCACCTCGGGCGGGCTCATCGCCGAGACCAAGCTGGTCGCGCCCGCGCTGCTCGGCCGGGTCGGCGGCCCGGTGCTGTACATGGTCAGCAACGCCACCCGGTACGGCGGGCCGGTGATCGACAAGGCCCGCAAGTCGACGTCGAACGTGGCCTGGCTGCTGACCCGCAAGTACGGCTTCGGCACCCGCAAGCCCAGCCCGTCGCTGGTGTCCTACGTGGAGACGATGAACTCCCGGACATCGGCCGACACGGTGACCCGCTACCTGCGGACCCTGGCCACCCACTCGCGCTTCCCGGCTCTCGCGGCGTTGGCCGCGACGCCGGTGCTGGTGGTGGTCGGCGACAAGGACATGATCACTCCGGTGACCCACTCGGAAGAGATCGTCCGGCGGCTGCCGCACGCCGAGTTCGTCAAGATCAAAGACAGTGGACACGTGGTGATGCTGGAGCACGCCGACGAGGTCAACGCCGCGCTCGCGCGGTTCCTCGAATCACTCGCAGAGCCGGAGGAACGGTGA
- the alr gene encoding alanine racemase, which produces MWQAEVRVDLDAIRENVSRLRSGTSAELMAVVKGDGYGHGMLPAARAALDAGADWLGVCTLDEALTLRRAGVTVPVLAWLLAPGLPLHEGVTAGVDLGAASLPQLDEMIEASRLAGRPARLHLKIDTGLSRGGATVADWPALLDAAAKAQADGLVEVVGVWSHFVYADSPGHPTTDRQLAVFHEGLAMVERAGLRPRWRHLANSAATLTRPDTHFDLVRPGLAIYGLSPVAGETYGLRPAMTARARVMLTKRVPAGTGVSYGHAYTTEADANLAVVPLGYADGVPRHASNTGPVQLAGARRKISGRVCMDQFVIDCGDDPVADGDVATLFGSGADGEPTADDWAEAVGTINYEIVTRFGSTRVPRIYDGERP; this is translated from the coding sequence ATGTGGCAGGCCGAGGTACGCGTCGATCTTGACGCGATCCGCGAGAACGTGAGCAGGCTCCGCTCCGGCACCAGCGCCGAGCTGATGGCGGTGGTGAAGGGCGACGGGTACGGCCATGGCATGCTTCCGGCCGCCCGCGCCGCGCTCGACGCCGGCGCGGACTGGCTCGGTGTCTGCACCCTCGACGAGGCGCTCACCCTGCGGCGGGCCGGAGTGACAGTGCCGGTGCTGGCCTGGCTGCTCGCGCCGGGGTTGCCGCTGCACGAGGGGGTCACCGCCGGGGTGGACCTGGGCGCGGCCAGCCTTCCGCAGCTGGACGAGATGATCGAGGCGAGCCGGCTCGCCGGGCGCCCCGCCCGCCTGCACCTGAAGATCGACACCGGGCTGTCGCGGGGCGGGGCGACCGTCGCCGACTGGCCGGCGCTGCTGGACGCCGCCGCGAAGGCGCAGGCCGACGGCCTGGTCGAGGTGGTCGGCGTGTGGAGCCACTTCGTGTACGCGGACAGCCCCGGCCACCCCACCACCGATCGCCAACTGGCCGTCTTCCACGAAGGGCTGGCCATGGTCGAGCGGGCCGGGCTGCGCCCGCGCTGGCGGCACCTCGCCAACTCGGCGGCCACCCTGACCCGCCCGGACACCCACTTCGACCTGGTCCGCCCCGGCCTGGCCATCTACGGGCTCTCCCCGGTGGCCGGCGAGACGTACGGGCTGCGGCCGGCGATGACCGCACGCGCCCGGGTGATGCTCACCAAGCGGGTGCCCGCCGGCACCGGCGTCTCCTACGGGCACGCCTACACCACCGAGGCGGACGCGAACCTGGCCGTGGTGCCGCTCGGGTACGCCGACGGGGTTCCCCGGCACGCGTCCAACACCGGCCCGGTCCAGCTCGCCGGCGCAAGGCGGAAGATCTCGGGACGGGTCTGCATGGACCAGTTCGTGATCGACTGCGGGGACGACCCGGTGGCCGACGGTGACGTGGCGACCCTGTTCGGCAGCGGCGCCGACGGTGAGCCGACCGCCGACGACTGGGCCGAGGCGGTCGGCACGATCAACTACGAGATCGTCACCCGGTTCGGCAGCACACGCGTGCCTCGGATCTATGACGGCGAGCGACCATGA
- a CDS encoding NAD(P)H-hydrate dehydratase has translation MRSVWRVADVRAAEAGLMGTLPDGTLMQRAAAGLARRAALLLVERGGVYGARVLLLVGSGDNGGDALYAGERLARRGVQVSALLLTPGRAHAAGLAALRAAGGRLVPQPAGPVDLVLDGIVGIGGTGGLRASADEVVQRLGELRGRDGERATILAVDVPSGVAVDTGHVPLSASGRPTAVRADVTVAFGALKPALVVGPAAALAGQVELVDIGLRPWLRGSPALRVTEWSDLVDWWPELGPASEKYSRGVVGVSTGSATYPGAAVLSVGGALAGPTGLVRYAGGARAEVLHQHPSVIASGRVADAGRVQAWVCGSGLGTGEDAAAELRAVLASPVPVVLDADALTLLVDGSLADRLRGRDAPIVVTPHDREFTRLCGEEPGADRVGSALRLAAWMNAVVLLKGDRTVIGTPDGRAYVNPTGTPALATGGTGDVLAGLLGSLLAAGVPADRAAASAAYLHGLAGREAARGGPVTAPDVVTALRPVVARLG, from the coding sequence ATGAGATCGGTGTGGCGGGTGGCCGACGTACGGGCGGCCGAGGCAGGGCTGATGGGCACGCTGCCGGACGGGACGCTGATGCAGCGGGCCGCCGCCGGGCTGGCCCGCCGGGCCGCGCTGCTGCTCGTCGAGCGGGGCGGGGTCTACGGCGCCCGGGTGCTGCTGCTGGTCGGTTCCGGTGACAACGGTGGCGACGCCCTGTACGCGGGGGAGCGGCTGGCCCGCCGGGGAGTCCAGGTGTCCGCCCTGCTGCTCACCCCCGGGCGTGCGCACGCCGCCGGGCTGGCCGCCCTGCGAGCGGCCGGTGGCCGGCTGGTGCCGCAGCCGGCCGGCCCGGTCGACCTGGTCCTGGACGGCATCGTCGGCATCGGCGGCACCGGTGGGCTGCGGGCGAGCGCGGACGAGGTGGTCCAACGCCTCGGCGAGTTGCGTGGGCGCGACGGCGAGCGCGCCACCATCCTGGCGGTGGACGTGCCGAGCGGGGTCGCGGTGGACACCGGCCACGTGCCGCTGTCCGCGTCCGGCCGACCGACAGCGGTCCGCGCCGACGTGACGGTGGCGTTCGGCGCGCTCAAGCCCGCACTGGTGGTCGGGCCGGCAGCCGCCCTGGCCGGGCAGGTGGAGTTGGTCGACATCGGGCTGCGCCCGTGGCTGCGAGGCTCTCCGGCGTTGCGGGTAACCGAGTGGTCCGACCTGGTCGACTGGTGGCCGGAGCTGGGCCCGGCGTCGGAGAAGTACAGCCGGGGCGTGGTGGGGGTGTCGACCGGCTCGGCGACCTACCCGGGCGCGGCGGTGCTCTCCGTCGGCGGCGCTCTGGCCGGGCCGACCGGCCTGGTCCGCTATGCCGGCGGTGCCCGGGCCGAGGTGCTGCACCAGCACCCCTCGGTGATCGCCAGTGGGCGGGTCGCCGACGCGGGCCGGGTGCAGGCCTGGGTCTGCGGCTCCGGCCTGGGCACCGGAGAGGACGCGGCGGCCGAGCTGCGCGCCGTGCTGGCTTCCCCGGTGCCGGTGGTGCTCGACGCAGACGCGTTGACCCTGCTGGTGGACGGCTCACTCGCCGACCGGCTGCGCGGGCGGGACGCGCCGATCGTTGTCACCCCGCACGACCGGGAGTTCACCCGGCTGTGCGGGGAGGAGCCCGGCGCCGACCGCGTCGGCTCCGCGCTGCGGCTGGCCGCCTGGATGAACGCGGTGGTGCTGCTCAAGGGGGACCGCACGGTGATCGGCACGCCGGACGGCCGGGCGTACGTCAACCCGACCGGCACCCCGGCGCTGGCCACCGGCGGCACGGGTGACGTGCTGGCCGGGCTGCTCGGCTCGTTGCTGGCGGCCGGGGTGCCCGCCGATCGGGCCGCCGCCTCGGCCGCGTACCTGCACGGGCTCGCCGGCCGGGAGGCGGCCCGGGGTGGGCCGGTGACCGCGCCCGACGTGGTCACCGCACTTCGCCCGGTTGTCGCCCGGCTGGGCTGA
- a CDS encoding holo-ACP synthase, whose amino-acid sequence MIVAVGIDVVLVDRFARALARTPLLADRLFTAAERHTRAGAPRSSESLAARFAAKEAVAKALGAPAGLSWHDCEIVPDPDGRPWLAVSGTVAAAADARGVNRWHLSLSHDGGIASAMVVAER is encoded by the coding sequence GTGATCGTCGCTGTCGGCATCGACGTCGTCCTGGTCGACCGGTTCGCCCGGGCCCTGGCACGGACGCCGCTGCTCGCCGACCGGCTCTTCACCGCGGCCGAGCGACACACGCGCGCCGGTGCCCCGCGATCGTCGGAGTCCCTTGCCGCCCGCTTCGCCGCCAAGGAGGCCGTGGCCAAGGCGCTCGGCGCTCCGGCCGGGCTGAGCTGGCACGACTGCGAGATCGTGCCCGACCCGGACGGCCGTCCCTGGCTCGCCGTCTCCGGCACGGTCGCGGCGGCGGCCGACGCGCGTGGGGTCAACCGCTGGCATCTCTCGTTGTCGCACGACGGGGGGATCGCGTCGGCGATGGTGGTCGCGGAACGGTGA
- a CDS encoding alpha/beta hydrolase — translation MSSVAYRHLWAADPSGWRAAGTAWAGLTGLVDRRVGELRTADGRLRGGWSGAAATAADARLVGLRDELTSVAPVLIEVDQVLAELGGRLTVAKARLADAVALADAAGLLVDRSGGVHVDPARARPTERAGVAAARVAADLRDALDEAGAADRAAADRLDELALAAGTGWASPPPPDRPAPGAAPTLVRAWWAGLTPAQRRWLIGHEPALVGRLDGVPVAARDQANRLRLGVWREELLAERRRLLTRVPPGALASLRLRGVAERLAGLDALGGRLAGGGEPRAYLLGLDTAGEGRVVLALGDPDQADRVLTYVPGMGSGLDDAPGELGRAARVLDRCATLAPTERSAAVLWLDYDAPDFVTDATSAGLARDAGPALHRFQEGLRATHEGPPARQTVLGHSYGSLVVGMAAREHGLAADALVFVGSPGVGASHAAELGVPTREVWASSAPDDVIRGALPVDEMGRRALSGAAPLAAALAWPDRTGHELWFGHDPSDPGFGGRVFGSGRGGHTGYWDPGNPALDGMARVVLGQVVEGPTRR, via the coding sequence GTGAGCAGCGTCGCCTACCGACACCTGTGGGCAGCCGATCCGAGCGGGTGGCGGGCCGCCGGGACGGCCTGGGCGGGGTTGACCGGGCTGGTCGACCGACGCGTCGGTGAGCTGCGTACGGCGGACGGGCGCTTGCGGGGCGGTTGGTCGGGCGCGGCGGCCACGGCGGCGGACGCCCGGCTCGTCGGCCTTCGTGACGAGCTGACGTCGGTCGCACCCGTGTTGATCGAGGTCGACCAGGTGCTGGCCGAGTTGGGCGGCCGGCTGACCGTGGCGAAGGCACGGCTCGCCGATGCGGTCGCCCTGGCGGACGCGGCCGGCCTGCTGGTGGACCGCTCGGGTGGGGTGCACGTCGATCCCGCCCGGGCCCGGCCGACCGAGCGGGCCGGCGTGGCAGCGGCCCGGGTGGCGGCAGACCTGCGGGACGCGCTCGACGAGGCCGGTGCCGCGGACCGGGCCGCCGCCGACCGGTTGGACGAGCTGGCCCTGGCCGCCGGCACCGGCTGGGCCTCCCCGCCACCGCCGGACCGGCCGGCCCCCGGCGCGGCGCCGACCCTGGTCCGCGCCTGGTGGGCGGGTCTGACACCGGCGCAGCGACGGTGGCTGATCGGGCACGAGCCGGCGCTGGTCGGCCGATTGGACGGGGTGCCGGTGGCCGCCCGCGACCAGGCCAACCGGCTGCGGCTCGGGGTCTGGCGGGAGGAGCTGCTGGCCGAGCGGCGGCGGTTGCTGACCCGGGTGCCGCCGGGGGCATTGGCGTCGCTCCGGCTGCGCGGGGTGGCTGAGCGGTTGGCCGGTCTGGACGCGCTGGGCGGACGACTGGCGGGCGGCGGGGAGCCGCGGGCATACCTGCTGGGGCTGGATACGGCCGGTGAGGGTCGGGTGGTGCTGGCGCTCGGCGACCCGGACCAGGCCGACCGGGTGCTCACCTACGTGCCGGGGATGGGTTCCGGGCTGGACGACGCCCCCGGTGAGCTGGGCAGGGCGGCGCGGGTGCTGGACCGGTGCGCCACGCTCGCCCCGACTGAACGCAGCGCTGCGGTGCTCTGGTTGGACTACGACGCCCCGGATTTCGTGACCGACGCGACTTCGGCAGGTCTGGCACGCGATGCCGGCCCGGCGCTGCACCGCTTCCAGGAGGGGCTGCGGGCCACCCACGAGGGGCCACCGGCCCGGCAGACCGTGCTCGGGCACAGCTACGGGTCACTGGTGGTGGGCATGGCCGCCCGGGAGCACGGGCTGGCCGCCGACGCGCTGGTCTTTGTCGGTTCCCCAGGGGTCGGTGCGTCGCACGCCGCCGAGCTGGGCGTGCCCACCCGGGAGGTCTGGGCGAGCAGCGCTCCCGACGACGTGATCCGCGGGGCCCTTCCGGTGGACGAGATGGGCCGTCGTGCGCTGTCCGGCGCGGCTCCGCTGGCCGCCGCGCTGGCCTGGCCCGACCGGACCGGCCACGAGCTGTGGTTCGGTCACGACCCGTCGGATCCCGGGTTCGGCGGTCGGGTCTTCGGCAGTGGGCGAGGAGGCCACACCGGTTACTGGGACCCGGGCAATCCCGCGCTGGACGGGATGGCCCGGGTCGTGCTGGGCCAGGTCGTGGAGGGGCCTACTCGACGGTGA